A window of Agelaius phoeniceus isolate bAgePho1 chromosome 25, bAgePho1.hap1, whole genome shotgun sequence genomic DNA:
GCCCATGGGCCTCACTCCAGGACAGCCCAGAACACCCTCACCCCCACTAGGATGGGATAAGCTGTGCCCTCTCCCTCGGAAGGGAACCAGGGCACCCTCAGGACCCTCCTCAGCACCCGGGGATCCCTCGGGAACCTCCTCAGCCCATCCAGGGATCCCTCAGGATCCACCTCAGCCCTGCCAAGAATCCCTCAGGACACTCCTCAGCTCTCACAGGGATCCCTTGGGACCTCCTGAGCCCTCCCAAGGATCCTTCGGGAATCACCTCAGCCCCCACAGGGATCCCTCGGGAATCACCTCAGCTCCCACAGGGATCTCTCGGGACCTCCTCAGCCCTTCCAGGGATCCCTCAAGACCATCCTTAGCCCCCACAGGGATCCCTCAGGATCCACCTCAGCCCATCCAGGGACCCCTCGGGAATCTCTTCAGCTCCCCTGGGAATCCCTCGGGATCCCCCTCGTGATCCACCTCAGCCCATCCAAGGATCCCTCGGGAACCACCTCAGTCCCCCAAGGGATTCTTCGGGAACCACCTCAGCCCATCCAGGGATCCCTCGGGACCCTCCTCAGCCCTGCCGAGGATCCCTCGGGAATCACCTCAACCCCCACAGGGATCCCTCGGGAATCTCTTCAGCTCCCCCGGGACCTCCTCAGCCCCCACAGGGATCCCCCCCACTTCTCCATTCCCAAACTCCTTCCTGAGGGCGGAGCCTCCCCCCCTTTGCCCCCCCAGAATCCCCCCAGACCCCGGCAGGCCGCATTCCGCTCTCCCCCCGGCCCCTCCTCaccgagcagcagcagcttcacctCCTTGGCCGCCTTCTCGCCGTCTTCCCGCAGGTTGCGGTCGATCATTTTACTCCTCTCCACCGCCGCCTTATCCTCGGCGCTCAGCGTGCACCCCATGGCGGCGACGGGGGCGGCCGGGCGTCCGAGGGCGGGGGGACAGGAACCGGGACCGGGATGGGGCCGGGaccgggatcgggatcggggcCGCAGCTGCCTCGGCCCGGGCGGCTCCTGAGGCGGCGCCGGATTTCCGGTCCTGTTCCGCAGGGCACGCCGGGAAATGGAGTCCCGCGGGGTGATAGAGTGAGTACTTCCGCCTCGGTAGAGCGGGGCATTATGGGAGGAGCCATCACTTTCCGCCACGTTAGGGCGGAGTATGATGGGGGGGGAAAGAGCTTTACTTCCGCCTCGATAGAGCGAGACATGATGGGAAATACCCCACTTCCGGTCTCTGTTTGCCGGGCATGATGGGAGTTGTAGTCCTCGCGGGGGTCGGCGGGGTCCATGGcggccccagagccccagcccGCCCTCATGAGGGGGCCCAGGCTCCGCACCCCCAGAGGACCGGGCCTCGGGGAAGGGGAGCTGGTCTCCGGGGCtgaggaggggtctcagggCCATGGGGGGATGGAGGGGACCCCCTCCGTGGGCAGCGCCCCATGGCTGTAGAGGGAGCACCCCTCCTGGAGAGGCCCCAAACACGAACCCCCCACTCCCATCCCTGGCCCATCACTGGGCCTGtaccctcagctgctgccccccagccGCGGTGGTGCCACGGGATCCCCGATTCCCGCAGTGGCAGCCGTGCTGACCCCCCACAGCATCAGCCCAACCAGGGTGGtgggaccccccctcacctgcGATGGCAGCAATGGGGACCCCCCACACCCCGATGAGCGCGGGGGGACCCGCAATCCCCCACGGCAGTAAGGACCCCACACACATCAGTGAGAGTCGTAGGACCCCCATTTCTCTGCTGTGGtgacagagaccccccccaaaCCTCAACAAGTGCTGTGGGACCCGCAATCCCCCACAGCAGTGAGGATCACTCCCACTCCAGCAAGTGCCACGGGACCCTCAACTCTCCATGGCTGCAGCGAGGAGCCCCAACCCCATCCCCCCAGTGGACCTTGTGGGCCCCCCAATTCCCCGTGGCTGCAGTGAGGACCCCCTACCCTCCATGTCCAGTAAGCATTTTGGGACCTCCCGCCCTCCATGGCGGTGACGAAGCCCCCCCCTCAACAAGTCACTGTGACCATGTCTCCCCTCAGAGCCACGTTTaccccaaagccccccaaaCGCTACAGCCCCGCTTTGGCAGAGCCCACCACGGGCACGAACACcccgctgccccctccccactccCTGGCCTCGGCCGCCTCCTCCTCAATCTGCCCCGGGATGCGGAAATCCACGGGGGGCAGGTCCCGCTCGGCGTTGGGGGGCTCTGGTGGGCGCCCGGTGCTCTGGAGGAACTGCAGGAAGTTCTCCTCAATGGAGCCCTCACGGCTCGGCAGCCTCAAGTCCTCCTCTGGGGGCTGCTTGAAGAAGCAGGTGAGGAGCCGGCCGAGCTCGCCTCGGATCTGCCGGTTGAGGCAGCCATAGAAGAAGGGGTTGGAGGTGAAGCAGCAGAACCCCAGCCAGGTGACCACAGTCTCAGCTGCCGGCCCGACCAAGGGCCGAGTGCTCAGCGCCGTGTACAGCTGGAAGGAGAAGTACGGCAACCAGCAGAAGAGGAACTGGCCTCCCACGGCCAGCAGCACAACGGCCGCCTTGCCCCCGCCAAACATCCTCTGCGGGGTGGTCCGAGGAGCCCCCGAGCTGGTGACCATGGTGGAGCGGCTGCTGAGCGAGGCCGAGCGCCGGCGCGGCGTCTCCATCCAGGTGGGCGGCGGGCCGTGGTGCATGGCCGCCACCCGCGCCACCTTGAACATGCCGCAGTAGACCACGACGATGATGAGGAGCGGCAGGACGAAGTAGAAGGCGGTGAAGAAGACCACAAAGACCTTGCAGGACGGCCCGCGGCTCCACTGCAAGGAGCAGCCATGAGTGCCGGGTGCTGGCGGACGGTCAGGGGacagccagcccagcacgggCACCAGCGAGGTGGCCACGGCCTTGAGCCACACTCCGGCCAGCACTCCGGCCACCAGCCCTGCCGTCATGCGCACCTCGTAGCGCAGCGGGTGCACCACGTAGTAGTAGCGCTCCACGTTGACGGTGGA
This region includes:
- the GPR61 gene encoding G-protein coupled receptor 61, which encodes MEPFLPSPWGWNGSRGGARPPNSTAEAKPKDTASKSVGLFFMVLLDLTAIVGNAAVMTVIAKTPALRKFVFVFHLCLVDFLAALTLMPLEMLSGSAVFESPGLGEAVCRVYLFLSVCLTSMCILSISTVNVERYYYVVHPLRYEVRMTAGLVAGVLAGVWLKAVATSLVPVLGWLSPDRPPAPGTHGCSLQWSRGPSCKVFVVFFTAFYFVLPLLIIVVVYCGMFKVARVAAMHHGPPPTWMETPRRRSASLSSRSTMVTSSGAPRTTPQRMFGGGKAAVVLLAVGGQFLFCWLPYFSFQLYTALSTRPLVGPAAETVVTWLGFCCFTSNPFFYGCLNRQIRGELGRLLTCFFKQPPEEDLRLPSREGSIEENFLQFLQSTGRPPEPPNAERDLPPVDFRIPGQIEEEAAEAREWGGGSGVFVPVVGSAKAGL